Proteins encoded together in one Styela clava chromosome 12, kaStyClav1.hap1.2, whole genome shotgun sequence window:
- the LOC120330271 gene encoding uncharacterized protein LOC120330271, translating to MKSITACVTLLLYIIFFFSQVSSFKDYVLRDLGCWQDKGARAIPSIETKLHGSYKSRLNAIQQCAYAAKILGYSVFAIQDGGWCASGPAAFENYTKYGPSDKCKSDGKGGPWANQVYEIDTVLKVQYRSVGCFKDTSKRAIDTVEKRYVDLHDIYPLRLDAIGKCARIAASLGNNVFALQNGGWCATSSSASSTYNKYGYSQDCQDHGKGGPWANAVYEITSVEKIALQRLGCFADKASQALSSLERPEVLGGEYQKRPQAIEQCVRYASGLGHLIVGIQNGGSCMAGIDYAKYGTSTNCKSNSKGGTLANEVFRIDVKELETGLPRLPKHEDYYLNNLGCWYDKEDRAIPVGLEGTNSILIGEYQIRKDAIRRCAQAAMARGYNIIGIQNGGQCWTGVNARNTYRKYGLSNKCSNGKGGNWANEVYEINTIWDPNITGLGCFKSMLSKAIPAIEKLNPLLNGVFKKRSDPVRKCARVSASFGHTVFAVQLGGYCQSSANAGSTYMKFGRADNCARGKGGLWAMSVYKISDAMDFYIESRGCWADDAFRTIPTVESDGPEFMSEPIMGNEKAYKKREDALGKCARYARSRGFRFFALQDGGYCSASIDAENTYRRIGPSQKCRNDGKGGPWSNQVYEIMPQKLA from the exons ATGAAATCGATAACTGCATGCGTTACTCTACTTTTATACATCATATTCTTTTTTTCACAAGTTAGTTCCTTCAAAGATT ATGTACTTCGAGATCTTGGCTGTTGGCAAGACAAAGGTGCCAGAGCGATTCCCAgcattgaaacaaaattacacGGTTCTTATAAATCACGTTTGAATGCCATTCAGCAATGCGCGTACGCAGCTAAAATTTTAGGATATTCTGTATTTGCTATCCAAGACGGAGGATGGTGTGCTTCAGGACCAGCTGCCTTTGAAAATTACACAAAGTATGGACCTTCGGATAAATGTAAAAGCGACGGAAAAGGAGGACCATGGGCCAATCAAGTTTACGAAATTGATACTGTTTTAAAAG TTCAATACAGGTCTGTGGGCTGCTTTAAAGACACTTCAAAAAGAGCGATTGATACCGTTGAGAAACGTTATGTTGATCTTCATGATATTTATCCACTTCGATTAGACGCAATAGGAAAGTGTGCGAGAATCGCGGCTTCTCTTGGAAACAATGTTTTTGCGCTTCAAAACGGGGGATGGTGTGCTACCTCGTCTTCTGCGTCTTCAACATACAATAAATACGGTTACTCGCAAGATTGCCAGGATCACGGCAAAGGAGGTCCTTGGGCAAATGCCGTTTATGAGATTACTTCTGTTGAAAAAA tCGCACTTCAACGCCTTGGCTGTTTCGCCGACAAAGCAAGTCAAGCGCTATCTTCCTTGGAAAGGCCAGAAGTATTGGGCGGTGAATACCAGAAGAGACCTCAAGCCATTGAACAATGCGTTAGATACGCTTCGGGTTTGGGACATCTCATCGTTGGAATACAAAATGGCGGTTCTTGCATGGCAGGAATTGATTATGCAAAATATGGAACATCCACGAATTGCAAATCAAACTCGAAAGGCGGAACATTGGCAAATGAAGTTTTCAGAATAGATGTTAAAGAGCTTG AAACCGGACTTCCAAGACTTCCTAAACATGAAG ATTATTATTTGAACAACCTGGGTTGTTGGTATGACAAAGAAGATCGCGCCATTCCCGTTGGTTTAGAAGGAACCAATTCTATTTTGATTGGTGAATACCAGATAAGAAAAGATGCTATCCGAAG atgtgcTCAAGCAGCTATGGCTCGCGGATATAACATTATAGGAATACAAAATGGAGGACAATGCTGGACTGGAGTAAATGCTCGAAACACTTATAGAAAATACGGGCTTTCGAATAAATGCTCAAATGGCAAAGGTGGGAACTGGGCAAATGAAGTCTATGAAATTAACACAATATGGGATC CAAACATCACCGGTCTCGGATGTTTCAAAAGTATGTTATCGAAAGCTATTCCCGCCATTGAAAAGCTGAACCCATTACTGAATGGAGTATTCAAAAAAAGATCCGATCCTGTACGAAAATGCGCCAGAGTTTCGGCTAGTTTTGGTCACACTGTATTTGCCGTCCAACTTGGAGGATATTGTCAGAGTTCAGCAAACGCTGGTTCCACGTACATGAAGTTTGGCCGAGCGGATAACTGCGCGAGAGGAAAGGGCGGTTTATGGGCAATGTCAGTCTACAAGATATCTGATGCGATGGACT TTTATATCGAAAGTCGAGGATGTTGGGCAGATGATGCTTTCCGTACTATTCCTACAGTCGAAAGCGATGGACCAGAATTTATGAGCGAACCTATTATGGGCAATGAGAAAGCTTATAAGAAAAGAGAAGATGCTTTAGGCAAATGCGCTCGTTATGCTCGTTCCAGGGGGTTTAGATTTTTTGCCCTCCAAGATGGTGGATATTGTTCAGCCTCAATCGACGCGGAAAATACATACAGGCGAATTGGACCTTCTCAAAAATGCAGAAATGACGGTAAAGGTGGACCTTGGTCTAATCAAGTCTACGAAATTAT GCCACAGAAGTTAGCATGA
- the LOC144430357 gene encoding uncharacterized protein LOC144430357, giving the protein MKFVKIIFFISLICVFRAKIKVPAGSCVSKIVNGKLVQVGDCKKNDGSEIARLIKKSLDEKKKTESDDEDKCGFKYDSKCYRAVVYATYNVTLDVAEPTCKSMKIGKPANIYDLAHYKLLIPYLRSLIPSGRTWSYIWTGMEYKKNQLLQSNGVPITIASEVWQHGDPHTDASDIYVGVRVVKDPESKYQGMFNRTPDLRTHGVVCEI; this is encoded by the exons ATGAAATTCGTCAAAATCATTTTCTTTATCTCTCTCATCTGTGTCTTTCGTGCAAAGATAAAAGTACCAG CTGGATCCTGCGTTTCCAAGATCGTGAACGGGAAACTCGTCCAAGTTGGAGATTGCAAG aaaaaCGATGGATCCG AAATTGCCAGACTTATCAAAAAGAGTCTTGATGAAAAGAAAAAGACTGAAAGTGATGATGAAG ATAAATGTGGATTCAAATATGATTCTAAATGCTACAGAGCAGTGGTGTATGCCACGTACAATGTAACCTTGGATGTTGCCGAACCAACTTGCAAATCAATGAAGATCGGAAAACCCGCAAATATTTACGACCTTGCTCATTACAAGCTGTTGATACCCTATCTTCGTTCACTGATCCCGTCTGGTCGGACATGGAGTTATATTTGGACTGGGATGGAGTATAAG AAAAATCAGCTTTTGCAATCCAATGGAGTACCAATCACAATAGCATCAGAAGTGTGGCAGCATGGTGACCCGCATACCGATGCATCGGACATATATGTTGGTGTTCGCGTCGTTAAGGATCCAGAGAGTAAATATCAGGGAATGTTCAATCGTACACCAGACTTGAGAACACATGGTGTTgtttgtgaaatataa
- the LOC120330263 gene encoding uncharacterized protein LOC120330263 yields MMNTFLKFVFLSFTIALVVDEVILEQANVEILSSRHGNITSSGYPGNFTYGDRKTWILPHSTYSHNSTLMLNFLKMDLTFIFMPYRRKLVIGDLTIRGQNLALMEDGSCVILEREHCRIQTSQIYENCIVLGNLNMNATLKENLTINFVANGFNKYMKNKRFKMGYEYVECPEIETTTGAIDETTQIRILLASTIILGVVAATAIICLIRLKAANNLRQEVKKSQAEEMDPEKNQEVVGYENADTTRHYETIEPY; encoded by the exons ATGATGAATACCTTTCTGAAGTTTGTCTTCTTATCCTTTACCATCG CACTGGTTGTTGATGAGGTAATATTAGAGCAAGCCAACGttgaaattttatcttcaaGACACGGAAACATAACTTCTTCGGGATATCCCGGTAACTTTACCTATGGGGATCGCAAAACATGGATTCTACCACACTCAACTTATTCTCATAATTCTACACTAATGCTCAACTTTTTGAAGATGGAtttgacttttattttcatgccATACAGAAGAAAGCTTGTCATTGGAGACTTGACAATTCGGG GACAAAATTTAGCACTTATGGAAGATGGGAGCTGCGTGATACTGGAGAGGGAACACTGCCGAATTCAAACGTCACAAATCTACGAAAACTGCATTGTCTTAGGGAACTTAAATATGAATGCAACCTTGAAGGAAAATTTAACGATAAATTTCGTAGCAAACGGCTTCAATAAATACATGAAAAACAAAAGATTTAAAATGGGATACGAATATGTGGAATGTCCAGAAATTGAAACAA caACTGGAGCAATAGACGAAACTACACAAATTCGTATTCTTCTTGCTTCAACAATAATATTGGGAGTTGTCGCAGCCACTGCGATAATCTGCTTAATAAG ATTAAAAGCTGCAAACAATCTACGACAAGAAGTCAAAAAAAGCCAGGCTGAAGAGATGGACCCGGAAAAGAACCAGGAAGTGGTTGGCTATGAAAATGCCGACACGACTAGGCATTACGAAACAATTGAGCCTTATTAA
- the LOC120329867 gene encoding uncharacterized protein LOC120329867, whose amino-acid sequence MKSMTACVTLLLYYLFFISQVSSFKDYVLRDLGCWQDKGARAIPSIETKLHGSYKSRVNAIQQCAHAAEILGYSVFAIQDGGWCASGSAAFKTYTKYGPSDKCKSDGKGGPWANQVYEIDTVLKVQYRPVGCFKDTGKRAIATVEKRYVDLHDNYQHRQDAIGKCARIAASLGNSVFALQNGGWCATSSSASSTHNKYGYSQDCQDHGKGGPWANAVYEITSVEKITLERLGCFADKESRSLPFLERPEILGGEYQKRPQAIEQCVRYASGLGHLIVGIQNGGSCMAGTHYAKYGASTNCKSNSKGGSWANEVFKIDIKKLETGFPRLPRHEEYYLNNLGCWTDKENRAIPVGLEGTNSILIGEYQKRKDAIRRCAQAAMARGYNIIGVQNGGQCWTGVNARNTYRKYGLSNKCSNGKGGNWANEVYEINTIWDPNFSGLGCFRDTSARAISTIETMNPLLNGEYQKRSDSVRKCARVSASFGHTVFAIQNGGYCQSSANAGSTYARFGRADNCGRGKGGSWAMSVYKISDAMDFYIKSRGCWADDAFRTIPTVESNGPEFMSQPDYKKREDALGKCARYARSRGFRYFALQDGGYCSASIDAENTYRRIGPSQKCRNDGKGGPWANQVYEIVPQKLA is encoded by the exons ATGAAATCGATGACGGCATGCGTTACTCTTCTACTGTATTACTTATTCTTCATTTCACAAGTTAGCTCCTTCAAAGATT atgTACTTCGAGATCTTGGCTGTTGGCAAGACAAAGGTGCCAGAGCGATTCCCAGCATTGAAACAAAACTACACGGTTCTTATAAATCACGTGTGAATGCTATTCAGCAATGCGCGCACGCAGCTGAAATTTTAGGATATTCTGTATTTGCTATCCAAGATGGAGGATGGTGTGCTTCAGGATCAGCTGCTTTCAAAACTTACACAAAGTATGGACCTTCAGATAAATGTAAAAGCGACGGAAAAGGAGGACCATGGGCCAATCAAGTTTACGAAATTGATACTGTTTTGAAAG tgcAATATAGGCCGGTTGGCTGCTTCAAAGACACTGGGAAAAGAGCGATTGCTACTGTTGAGAAACGTTATGTTGATCTTCATGATAATTATCAACATCGACAGGATGCAATAGGAAAATGTGCGAGAATCGCGGCTTCTCTTGGAAACAGTGTTTTCGCGCTGCAAAACGGGGGATGGTGTGCTACCTCGTCTTCTGCGTCTTCCACTCACAATAAATACGGTTACTCGCAAGACTGTCAGGATCACGGAAAGGGAGGTCCTTGGGCAAATGCCGTTTATGAGATTACTTCTGTTGAAAAAA tcACACTTGAACGTCTCGGCTGTTTCGCCGACAAAGAAAGTCGATCGCTACCTTTCTTGGAAAGGCCTGAAATATTAGGCGGTGAATACCAGAAAAGACCTCAAGCCATTGAACAATGCGTAAGATATGCTTCGGGATTGGGACATCTCATCGTTGGAATTCAAAATGGCGGTTCTTGCATGGCAGGAACTCATTATGCAAAGTATGGAGCATCAACGAATTGTAAATCGAATTCGAAAGGTGGATCATGGGCAAATGAAGTTTTCAAAATAGATATTAAAAAGCTCG AAACCGGATTTCCAAGACTTCCTAGACATGAAG AATATTACCTGAACAATCTGGGTTGCTGGACTGACAAAGAAAATCGTGCTATTCCAGTTGGTTTAGAAGGAACCAATTCTATTTTGATCGGTGAATACCAGAAAAGAAAGGATGCTATTAGAAG atgtgcTCAAGCAGCTATGGCGCGCGGATATAACATTATCGGAGTACAGAATGGGGGCCAATGTTGGACTGGAGTAAACGCTCGAAACACTTATAGAAAATATGGACTTTCTAATAAATGCTCAAATGGCAAAGGTGGGAACTGGGCAAATGAAGTTTATGAAATCAACACAATATGGGATC CAAATTTCAGCGGGCTCGGATGTTTTAGAGATACATCAGCGAGAGCTATTTCCACCATTGAAACTATGAACCCATTACTGAATGGAGAGTATCAAAAAAGATCCGATTCTGTACGAAAATGCGCCAGAGTTTCGGCTAGTTTTGGTCACACTGTATTTGCCATCCAAAATGGAGGATATTGTCAGAGTTCAGCAAACGCTGGTTCGACGTACGCGAGGTTCGGCCGAGCGGATAACTGTGGAAGAGGAAAGGGCGGTTCATGGGCGATGTCAGTCTACAAGATTTCAGATGCAATGGACT TTTACATCAAAAGTCGAGGATGTTGGGCAGATGATGCTTTCCGTACTATTCCAACAGTCGAGAGCAATGGACCAGAATTCATGAGTCAACCTGATTATAAGAAAAGAGAAGATGCTTTAGGGAAATGCGCTCGTTATGCTCGTTCCAGGGGATTTAGATATTTTGCTCTTCAAGATGGCGGATATTGTTCAGCCTCAATTGACGCTGAAAATACATACAGGCGAATTGGACCTTCTCAAAAATGCAGAAATGATGGTAAAGGAGGACCTTGGGCTAATCAAGTGTACGAAATTGT GCCGCAGAAGTTAGCTTGA